A single genomic interval of Trichocoleus desertorum ATA4-8-CV12 harbors:
- a CDS encoding SDR family NAD(P)-dependent oxidoreductase, which yields MTTNSLDGIAIIGMTGRFPGAKNIQEFWHNLQNGVEAIAWFSDEELLAAGVDPDLLQHPNYVKAGAVLEGIDQFDATFFGYSPREAETLDPQQRLFLECAWEGLEHAGYDPQRYDGRIGVYAGVGWDSYLVFNLAGHPHLLDQTYGYQTVIGNEKDHLTTRVSYKLNLKGPSLDIQTACSTSLVATNLACQSLLSYQCDMALAGGVTVSVPHGTGYLHQTGGILSPDGHCRAFDAQAAGTVAGNGVGVVVLKRLEDAIADRDMIYAVIKGTAINNDGAVKVGYTAPSVEGQAEAIAEALAVAEIEPETISYIETHGTGTALGDPIEISALTQAFRSQTQKKQFCAIGSVKTNIGHLDAAAGVTSLIKTTLALHHQQIPPSLHFEQPNPQIDFANSPFYVNTQLTDWQTPSPRRAGVSSFGIGGTNAHAVLEEAPKIPSSGSSRPWQLLLLSAKTESALEAATTRLSDHLAQHPNQNLADVAYTLQVGRQRFNHRRMVVCRNNNAEAMQILRSQNPKQILTHVEAPQSRSINFLFPGQGAQYVGMGRDLYQSESVFREWIDRGSELLKPMLGLDLRDLLYAPNAEPEQLQQTAIAQPALFLVEYALAQLWMSWGVQPQALTGHSVGEYVAACLAGVFSFEDALKLVAKRGQLMQSLPTGSMLAVSLSEAQIKPWLNDDLSLAAINALNLCVVSGATAAIEELRDRLTAKNIECRLLHTSHAFHSAMMEPILASFRVAVSQVKLQPPTRRLLSNLTGTWMTAAEATSPDYWVQHLRQTVRFSVGVSQLLQEPNCILLEVGPGRTLSTLIRQHQSQASGQVILTSLRHPKDAQKDTESDVSFLLNILGRLWLAGVEIDWSGFYADEQRRRLPLPTYPFERQRYWIDPPSKQVNSTPASPTPTLGKKPKVSDWFYVPSWQQAPLVAPAIATAQRYLIFADSSGVGSDLATQLEQAGHTVTSVMIGDRFIQQDDRTYSINPQAPEDYQTLFQAIPQQPTAIVHCWNLEEKRSPEEKQALGFYSLLYLAQQNSNDRIHLTLLTQDLYDITGQEALDPAAATSLGFCRVLPREQPNLTCCHIDIDSHTSNTSCSPQNIALAGIPERGARGAQLVSELLSVTSDHAFQQIAYRGRHRWVQSLQSLCLESSSEPQIQLQPGGVYLITGGLGGIGLSLACYLAELVQAKLVLVSRSGQAESQTLQNLEALGAEVLVVAADVTNREQMRDAIAQTLKRFGKLNGVIHAAGIAGGGIAQLKTFEAAAAVLAPKVQGTLVLEEVLQDIPLDFLCLCSSLSSIIGEFGQTDYCAANAFLDAFAPYWTAKYGSKAIAINWDIWQQVGMAVNTAVPEALRQQRADSLQQGLTTEEGVEVFKRILQNGLPQVIVSTQDLQAVLEQHQQAVLQQKSPSIDQFVSSASEGRSRDHLLPHTTYVAPRHAVEQQIADIWQDLLGVELIGIHDNFFELGGHSLLAVQAVSRLRDLFQVELPLRVLLSEASTIAELAQWIESQQPQDEDLEAIAQLLADIENLTPEQLQSQLETSR from the coding sequence ATGACGACCAACTCACTAGATGGAATCGCCATTATCGGCATGACGGGTCGGTTTCCGGGTGCAAAAAACATCCAAGAATTCTGGCACAACTTGCAAAACGGCGTCGAAGCGATCGCCTGGTTTAGTGATGAAGAATTGTTGGCTGCGGGAGTTGATCCCGATCTTTTACAGCATCCCAACTATGTGAAAGCGGGCGCTGTTTTAGAGGGCATTGATCAATTTGATGCCACCTTCTTTGGCTACAGCCCACGGGAAGCGGAGACCTTAGACCCCCAACAGCGCTTGTTTTTGGAATGTGCCTGGGAAGGATTAGAACACGCTGGATATGATCCCCAACGTTATGACGGACGGATTGGCGTCTATGCAGGTGTCGGTTGGGATAGCTATTTGGTCTTTAATCTAGCGGGACATCCACATCTGTTAGATCAAACCTACGGCTATCAAACCGTGATCGGGAATGAAAAGGATCATCTCACCACGCGGGTTTCTTACAAGCTCAACTTGAAGGGGCCGAGCCTTGATATCCAAACCGCTTGCTCTACCTCTCTGGTCGCGACTAACCTTGCTTGTCAGAGTTTGCTCAGCTACCAGTGCGACATGGCTTTGGCAGGTGGCGTGACGGTTTCTGTGCCTCATGGCACCGGATATCTACACCAAACAGGAGGGATTCTTTCACCCGATGGTCACTGTCGGGCCTTTGATGCCCAAGCAGCGGGAACCGTGGCAGGAAATGGGGTTGGTGTCGTGGTGCTGAAACGATTGGAAGATGCGATCGCCGATCGAGACATGATCTATGCCGTGATTAAAGGCACTGCAATCAACAATGATGGTGCGGTGAAAGTGGGGTATACGGCTCCTAGCGTGGAAGGACAAGCTGAGGCGATCGCGGAAGCCCTAGCCGTAGCCGAGATTGAACCGGAGACAATTAGCTACATTGAAACGCATGGTACGGGCACCGCATTAGGCGATCCGATTGAAATTAGTGCGCTGACGCAAGCCTTCCGGAGCCAAACTCAGAAAAAACAGTTCTGTGCGATCGGTTCGGTCAAAACCAATATCGGACATTTAGATGCGGCGGCGGGTGTGACCAGTCTGATCAAAACGACGTTGGCTCTCCATCACCAACAAATTCCGCCCAGCTTGCATTTTGAGCAACCGAACCCACAAATTGATTTTGCCAACAGCCCATTCTATGTGAATACTCAACTCACAGATTGGCAAACCCCTTCTCCAAGACGGGCAGGCGTGAGTTCTTTTGGGATTGGTGGCACGAATGCTCACGCAGTACTAGAAGAAGCACCAAAAATCCCATCATCCGGTAGTTCTCGTCCCTGGCAACTGCTGCTGTTGTCTGCCAAAACTGAGTCTGCTTTAGAGGCGGCAACAACTCGTTTGAGCGATCATTTAGCCCAGCATCCCAATCAGAATTTGGCAGATGTTGCCTATACCCTACAAGTGGGGCGGCAGCGATTTAATCATCGGCGCATGGTGGTTTGTCGGAATAACAACGCTGAAGCCATGCAAATCTTGCGATCGCAAAATCCCAAACAGATCCTCACCCATGTAGAAGCGCCGCAAAGCCGCTCCATCAACTTCTTGTTTCCCGGACAGGGAGCGCAGTATGTCGGCATGGGACGGGATCTCTATCAAAGCGAATCTGTTTTTCGAGAGTGGATCGATCGCGGTTCTGAGCTGTTAAAACCCATGTTGGGATTGGATCTGCGAGATCTCCTCTATGCACCTAATGCTGAGCCTGAACAACTGCAACAGACCGCGATCGCTCAACCTGCACTGTTCTTAGTGGAATATGCCCTGGCTCAACTTTGGATGTCATGGGGAGTGCAGCCGCAAGCCTTGACTGGGCATAGCGTGGGCGAATATGTGGCCGCTTGTTTGGCAGGTGTGTTCTCGTTTGAGGATGCGCTCAAACTAGTGGCAAAACGGGGTCAGCTAATGCAATCCCTACCCACGGGTTCGATGCTGGCAGTTTCACTATCCGAAGCACAGATCAAACCCTGGCTGAATGATGATCTCTCCTTAGCAGCTATCAATGCCCTGAATCTCTGTGTGGTGTCAGGTGCTACGGCTGCAATTGAAGAGTTGCGCGATCGCCTGACTGCCAAAAACATAGAATGCCGTCTGTTGCATACCTCCCACGCGTTCCACTCGGCCATGATGGAACCGATTCTGGCATCCTTCCGGGTCGCAGTGAGCCAGGTAAAGTTACAACCTCCCACCCGACGGTTATTGTCGAACCTGACAGGCACCTGGATGACCGCAGCAGAAGCAACCAGTCCTGATTATTGGGTCCAGCATTTGCGGCAAACGGTACGCTTTTCGGTAGGCGTGAGCCAACTGCTGCAAGAGCCCAACTGCATTTTGCTAGAAGTCGGCCCTGGTCGGACGCTCAGCACCCTGATTCGTCAGCATCAATCTCAGGCCAGTGGTCAGGTTATCCTCACCTCTTTGCGTCACCCTAAGGATGCTCAAAAGGATACCGAATCAGATGTCTCTTTCTTGCTCAATATCTTGGGGCGGCTGTGGTTAGCAGGGGTGGAAATTGACTGGTCGGGGTTCTATGCCGACGAGCAACGGCGACGTTTACCATTGCCCACTTATCCGTTTGAGCGTCAACGTTATTGGATCGATCCTCCCAGCAAGCAGGTAAATTCTACTCCAGCGTCCCCCACACCTACATTAGGTAAAAAGCCAAAGGTGAGCGACTGGTTCTACGTTCCTTCTTGGCAACAAGCTCCCTTAGTAGCACCTGCGATCGCCACTGCCCAGCGGTATCTGATTTTTGCCGATTCATCCGGTGTTGGGTCTGATCTTGCCACTCAGCTAGAACAAGCGGGGCATACAGTGACCAGCGTCATGATTGGCGATCGCTTCATCCAGCAAGATGATCGCACCTACAGCATTAATCCCCAAGCTCCAGAAGACTATCAAACGCTATTTCAGGCAATCCCTCAGCAGCCAACGGCGATCGTTCATTGCTGGAATCTAGAAGAAAAGCGATCGCCTGAAGAGAAGCAAGCTTTGGGATTCTATAGTCTGCTGTACCTGGCTCAACAGAATTCCAACGATCGGATTCATCTGACCTTACTCACGCAAGATTTGTATGACATTACAGGGCAGGAAGCGCTTGATCCAGCCGCAGCCACTAGTTTAGGATTTTGCCGAGTACTGCCTAGAGAACAGCCTAACCTGACTTGCTGCCATATCGATATTGACTCACATACAAGCAACACTTCTTGTTCCCCCCAAAATATAGCCCTAGCGGGCATACCAGAAAGGGGGGCTAGGGGGGCACAACTCGTATCAGAACTGCTCTCCGTTACCTCAGATCACGCCTTCCAGCAAATTGCTTATCGAGGTCGTCATCGTTGGGTGCAATCTTTGCAATCTTTATGCTTGGAGTCTTCATCAGAACCGCAAATTCAATTACAACCTGGTGGGGTCTATCTGATTACTGGCGGATTGGGCGGCATTGGTTTGTCTCTCGCTTGTTATCTGGCTGAATTGGTGCAGGCAAAACTGGTTTTGGTGAGTCGCTCTGGACAGGCAGAATCCCAAACTTTACAAAACCTAGAAGCCTTGGGTGCAGAAGTTTTGGTCGTTGCGGCGGATGTGACGAATCGAGAGCAAATGAGAGATGCGATCGCTCAAACGCTCAAACGATTTGGCAAGCTGAACGGAGTCATTCATGCCGCAGGAATCGCCGGAGGTGGCATTGCTCAGCTCAAAACATTTGAAGCCGCAGCCGCTGTCCTCGCGCCCAAAGTGCAAGGTACGCTGGTTTTGGAGGAGGTGTTGCAGGATATCCCACTCGATTTCCTCTGCCTCTGTTCTTCTCTCAGTAGCATCATTGGGGAATTCGGACAGACGGATTACTGTGCTGCCAATGCTTTCTTAGATGCGTTCGCTCCCTATTGGACTGCCAAATATGGTTCCAAAGCGATCGCGATCAATTGGGATATCTGGCAACAGGTGGGAATGGCTGTGAATACAGCGGTTCCAGAGGCATTACGGCAACAGCGAGCAGATAGCTTACAGCAAGGATTAACCACTGAGGAAGGCGTTGAGGTCTTCAAACGGATTCTTCAAAATGGTTTGCCCCAGGTGATTGTCTCCACCCAAGATCTCCAAGCGGTGTTGGAGCAGCATCAGCAAGCAGTGTTGCAACAAAAATCTCCCTCAATCGATCAGTTTGTCTCCTCCGCATCAGAAGGGCGATCGCGCGATCATCTTCTCCCTCACACGACCTATGTTGCTCCTCGTCATGCCGTAGAACAGCAGATTGCTGATATCTGGCAAGACCTCTTGGGGGTGGAACTCATTGGCATTCATGACAATTTCTTTGAGCTGGGCGGACATTCTCTCTTAGCTGTGCAGGCGGTCTCTCGATTGCGAGATTTATTCCAGGTCGAATTGCCCCTGCGAGTGTTGTTGAGCGAGGCTTCGACGATCGCGGAATTGGCGCAATGGATTGAGTCCCAGCAACCGCAAGATGAGGATTTGGAGGCGATCGCGCAACTCTTGGCGGATATCGAAAACCTCACTCCCGAACAGCTTCAATCCCAATTAGAAACCTCTCGCTAA